A single genomic interval of Streptomyces graminofaciens harbors:
- a CDS encoding SMP-30/gluconolactonase/LRE family protein, with amino-acid sequence MRPKAAVVLDGFGVLESLRWHDDALWFCDLAHGTVHRWDTVGQPETVVKVPGRAGGLGFLPDGRMLVVSMEGRCVYRREANGSLVVHADLKDIATGNVNDMFVDKQGRAYVGNFGFDYHAFISEKPNSMIYAPPGVPRAPIACYSPEGELLGLSEPMVFPNGLFLTDDGQTMLVAETLAMRLTAMPVLPDGRLGPPRLWAPLIESWLWKAVNNPGPIGHLTRRVSALLDHQAIADRSSSPIAPDGIAPGRDGTAWVANALRGECVRVGPGGTILDRVATSQRTLSCLVAGPKGDTLYAATIATDDPPRAAQLNASRLEAYVLPS; translated from the coding sequence GTGCGACCAAAGGCCGCTGTTGTTCTGGACGGATTCGGCGTTCTGGAGTCGTTGCGCTGGCACGACGACGCCCTGTGGTTCTGCGATCTCGCCCACGGGACGGTGCACCGCTGGGACACCGTCGGGCAGCCCGAGACCGTCGTGAAGGTCCCCGGCAGGGCCGGCGGCCTCGGGTTCCTGCCCGACGGCCGGATGCTGGTCGTCTCGATGGAGGGACGCTGCGTCTACCGGCGGGAAGCGAACGGCTCCCTGGTCGTACACGCGGACCTCAAGGACATCGCCACCGGCAACGTCAACGACATGTTCGTCGACAAGCAGGGCCGCGCCTACGTGGGGAACTTCGGGTTCGACTACCACGCCTTCATCAGCGAGAAGCCCAACTCCATGATCTACGCGCCACCGGGCGTCCCCAGGGCGCCGATCGCGTGCTACTCGCCGGAGGGCGAACTGCTCGGCCTGAGCGAACCCATGGTCTTCCCCAACGGCCTGTTCCTCACGGACGACGGACAGACCATGCTCGTCGCGGAGACCCTGGCGATGCGACTCACGGCCATGCCCGTGCTGCCGGACGGGCGGCTCGGCCCGCCACGGCTCTGGGCTCCGCTGATCGAGTCCTGGCTGTGGAAGGCCGTCAACAACCCGGGTCCCATCGGTCACCTCACGCGGCGGGTCTCGGCCCTCCTCGACCACCAGGCGATCGCCGACCGCTCCAGCAGCCCGATCGCCCCGGACGGCATCGCCCCCGGCAGGGACGGCACGGCCTGGGTCGCCAACGCCCTGCGCGGCGAATGCGTCCGGGTCGGTCCCGGCGGCACGATCCTCGATCGCGTCGCCACCAGTCAGCGCACGCTCAGCTGTCTGGTCGCCGGGCCCAAGGGCGACACCCTCTACGCCGCGACCATCGCCACCGACGATCCGCCTCGTGCGGCGCAGCTCAACGCGTCCCGGCTCGAGGCGTACGTCCTGCCGTCGTGA
- a CDS encoding aldehyde dehydrogenase family protein, with protein sequence MAVPIEDRPTPTDRGEESLPVLDPATGEQLADVPVTDPAEVRAAVKLARAAQPTWLALGFRGRRAVFATSRRWLLDNRDRVIDTIVGETGKAREEAVVEFVYMVTALAYWARTAPAHLRTRRVRSLSPFVLGRTMYTRREPVGVVGVIGPWNNPLVNSFGDAIPALAAGNSVVLKPSEETPLTGLLMREMIRGCGYPTGVFQVIPGAGATGRALADEADFVMFTGSTATGRKVAARAAERLVPSSLELGGKDALLVLADAPLDRAVNVAVHGAFFNAGQTCTSIERVYVEAPLYEEFVTRVRELTEQLTVGRPDGFGTADIGAVTYPPQLDVINEHVQDAVDHGARVLTGGRPLDGPGRFYPPTVIVDVDHSMRCMREETFGPTLPIMKVGNVEEAVRLINDSEYGLQASIVTRDTRLARAIAARLRVGAVTVNDTQSNYLALGLPMGGWRQSGLGVRHGGEGIRKYTRIQSVMVNKHPLRRDVHMMPFRPSGYRFVLRLVDLLNGRLRSR encoded by the coding sequence ATGGCCGTGCCCATCGAAGACCGCCCCACTCCGACTGACCGGGGAGAGGAATCGCTGCCCGTCCTGGACCCCGCGACGGGAGAACAGCTCGCCGACGTCCCCGTCACGGACCCGGCCGAAGTACGCGCGGCGGTGAAGTTGGCCCGCGCCGCCCAGCCCACCTGGCTTGCCCTCGGCTTCCGCGGCCGTCGTGCCGTCTTCGCCACCAGTCGGCGCTGGCTGCTCGACAACCGCGACCGTGTGATCGACACGATCGTCGGTGAGACGGGCAAAGCCCGCGAGGAAGCCGTCGTCGAGTTCGTCTACATGGTCACGGCGCTCGCCTACTGGGCGCGCACCGCTCCGGCCCATCTGCGCACGCGCCGGGTGCGGTCCCTGTCTCCGTTCGTCCTCGGCCGCACCATGTACACGCGCCGCGAGCCGGTCGGCGTCGTCGGAGTGATCGGCCCCTGGAACAACCCCCTCGTCAACTCCTTCGGCGACGCCATCCCCGCGCTCGCCGCCGGGAACTCCGTGGTTCTCAAGCCGTCGGAGGAGACCCCGCTGACCGGTCTTCTGATGCGCGAGATGATCCGCGGCTGTGGTTACCCGACCGGCGTCTTCCAGGTGATTCCCGGCGCGGGGGCCACCGGCCGTGCCCTGGCCGACGAGGCCGACTTCGTGATGTTCACCGGCTCCACCGCCACCGGTCGCAAGGTCGCGGCCCGCGCGGCCGAGCGCCTGGTCCCCAGCTCTCTCGAACTCGGCGGCAAGGATGCCCTGCTGGTGCTCGCCGACGCCCCGCTGGACCGTGCGGTGAACGTCGCCGTACACGGAGCCTTCTTCAACGCCGGACAGACCTGCACCTCCATCGAGCGGGTCTACGTCGAGGCGCCGCTCTACGAGGAGTTCGTCACCCGCGTACGAGAACTGACGGAACAGCTCACGGTGGGCCGGCCCGACGGATTCGGCACCGCCGACATCGGCGCCGTCACCTACCCGCCGCAGTTGGACGTCATCAATGAGCACGTTCAGGACGCCGTCGATCACGGCGCACGGGTCCTCACCGGCGGCCGACCTCTCGACGGCCCCGGTCGCTTCTATCCGCCGACCGTCATCGTCGACGTCGACCACTCCATGCGCTGCATGCGCGAGGAGACCTTCGGACCCACCCTGCCGATCATGAAGGTCGGGAATGTCGAGGAAGCCGTCCGTCTGATCAACGACAGCGAGTACGGCCTCCAGGCCTCCATCGTCACCCGTGACACACGGCTCGCCCGTGCCATCGCGGCCAGGCTGCGAGTCGGCGCCGTCACGGTCAACGACACCCAGTCCAACTACCTCGCGCTCGGCCTGCCCATGGGTGGCTGGCGACAGTCCGGGCTCGGCGTGCGCCACGGCGGCGAAGGCATTCGCAAGTACACCAGGATCCAGTCGGTCATGGTCAACAAGCACCCACTGCGCCGCGACGTTCACATGATGCCGTTCCGGCCGAGCGGCTACCGGTTCGTCCTACGACTCGTCGACCTTCTCAACGGACGGCTCCGCTCCCGCTGA
- a CDS encoding SDR family oxidoreductase, whose translation MSIVMVTGAASGIGAATAREAVRRGHRVALADIDLAGAVELAGRLGSSALAVELDVRDEEAWEAAFETVAARLGPVEVLINNAGIIHTGYARQLSMAQHRHMVEVNLIGPMTGMMTALPRMRAQGHGHIITICSMSSFMPLIGYTSYGATKHGLRAFHHSVAIEEQGGPVTFSIIHPPGTRTPMLEQEMADPSSVITFAEKPLTPEHVASVIVDAIVKKPLEVVHPALAGRFQRVAGVFPRLMHVAIPRVAAMAKRRSPGARQTPATPRGQEGSR comes from the coding sequence GTGAGCATCGTCATGGTGACCGGCGCGGCCAGCGGGATCGGAGCCGCGACCGCACGCGAGGCGGTACGGCGCGGTCACCGCGTCGCCCTCGCCGACATCGATCTGGCCGGGGCCGTTGAACTCGCCGGCCGGCTCGGCTCCTCGGCTCTGGCCGTGGAACTCGACGTCCGCGACGAGGAGGCGTGGGAGGCGGCCTTCGAAACCGTCGCGGCCCGGCTCGGCCCCGTCGAGGTCCTCATCAACAACGCGGGCATCATCCACACGGGATACGCGCGGCAACTGTCGATGGCGCAGCACCGCCACATGGTGGAGGTCAACCTCATCGGTCCCATGACCGGGATGATGACCGCGCTGCCCCGGATGCGCGCGCAGGGCCACGGGCACATCATCACCATCTGCAGCATGAGCTCGTTCATGCCGCTGATCGGTTACACCAGCTACGGAGCGACAAAGCACGGGCTGCGCGCCTTTCACCACAGTGTCGCCATCGAGGAACAGGGCGGACCGGTCACGTTCAGCATCATCCATCCGCCCGGCACCCGGACGCCCATGCTCGAGCAGGAGATGGCCGACCCCAGCTCGGTGATCACCTTCGCCGAGAAACCCCTCACCCCCGAGCACGTCGCCTCAGTGATCGTCGACGCGATCGTGAAAAAGCCCCTTGAGGTCGTTCACCCCGCCCTTGCCGGACGCTTCCAGCGGGTCGCGGGCGTGTTCCCCCGGCTCATGCATGTCGCGATTCCCCGGGTGGCCGCCATGGCCAAGCGCCGCAGCCCGGGCGCCCGTCAGACCCCGGCCACACCACGCGGACAGGAAGGCAGCAGGTGA